Part of the Polaribacter sp. Hel1_33_78 genome is shown below.
TAGTCTTTAATCAATAAATCTCCAATGACTTTATCAACGGCATTATGTCTTCCAATATCTTCTTTAATCGTTAAGAATTCTTGTTTTTTATTAAAAATAGAAGCAGCATGACTACCTCCAGAATTTTTAAAAGTATTTTGAAGACGATTCATTGTTATAAACATTTCATGTAAAATCTCACTTGAAAATGAATTAATTTGAACTAATTTTTCTCCTTCAACTTTTATGTCTTTGAGCTCTTTTTTACCACAAATTCCGCAAGAAGAAACTGATAATAAAGTTCTTTTATTGAGGTAACCTTTTCCTAATAAATCTTTTGAAATCGTAACGTTTATGATAGAAGTAATGCCACTATTTTCTTTGTCAATTTGAAAAGTTAAAGTTTTTTTACTCTTATAAATATCTTCCGCAAATAGCAAACCTCTTATTAATTCTTTATCATTATCAGGTGTCCTCATGACAACCGTGTATGGTTCATTATTAATATTTATTTGCAATGGAGCTTCTAAAACCAAAACATCTTGAGTAGACATCTGTGTGTTTTGATTAATTTTTATTGCCTGATATGTAATCGTTTGCATGAATGGAAAGTTACGCTTTCTATACAAACTTAATGAAAAAAATAGTTGTTAAAAAACAAAATTGCTGAATGTCTATTTGGGACTTCTTTTTTGAGGTCTTAAGCGTAAAAGAATTATGTTTTTTTGTTCTGCACGCCATCCAGTTTTTTTACAACAAATAACCACTAATTTATTGTTTTTAAGCGTGGTGAAAAATAAATAAGAATTACCACCATCTTTAATTTTTGTTTCTTTCCTAATTTGATTAACAGTTTTCGGGAAGTTTCTTATCGTAATATTCGCTTGGTCATCGGATAGAAAATTTTTGATTTTCTTTTTATGATATGGAATAACATTTTCAACTTTAAAAACTCTTCCAGGGAAATCAATTATTTCGTTTGATGTGTATAGATGTGAATGTTGATGTACTTTAAATACATTTAATTGTTTTGATACTTGATGAAATGCGCCAGATTTTAAAATGGCTGCATTCGGTTCATATAAATAGGAGAGTGGTGCCGAATAATTTGAAGTTACGGTTTCTTTTAATTTAAAATCAAATCTTTGAAAGTCTTCTTTTCGAATGTTGATTGTCTTTATTTGAATCTCTTCTTTGTAGTTTTTTTCTAATAAAAAAAGTACTTCTTTCACTTCGTTTTGCAGAGCAATTATATGCACCTCTTTTACAAAATTTAATTCTGAGATAACACTCGAAATATCTAATATTGGGGAGTTTTTTAATAGAATTTGTGCTGTTTTTGTGAATAAAAAATCAATATTTTCTGGTACATTCGGTAGACAATCTTTTAGTAAAAAAACTTTTCCCTTCACCTCATTTCTTCTTG
Proteins encoded:
- the fdhD gene encoding formate dehydrogenase accessory sulfurtransferase FdhD, which translates into the protein MQTITYQAIKINQNTQMSTQDVLVLEAPLQININNEPYTVVMRTPDNDKELIRGLLFAEDIYKSKKTLTFQIDKENSGITSIINVTISKDLLGKGYLNKRTLLSVSSCGICGKKELKDIKVEGEKLVQINSFSSEILHEMFITMNRLQNTFKNSGGSHAASIFNKKQEFLTIKEDIGRHNAVDKVIGDLLIKDYLKQAHYLFVSGRVSYEIVSKAFIAKIPIIVAVSACSSLAVDFAKEFGICLIGFTREQKMTIYSNPSFVKT
- a CDS encoding class I SAM-dependent methyltransferase, with the translated sequence MNTAILHPKVQQFIANNLKSNITKLILKGSPFDLISIQELANQIIAKQKSEQKLPTWFSAKNIYYPPKLSIEQTSSEITADYKSKFISGNAIIDITGGFGVDCCYFSKQFKKVIHCEINEDLSTIVKHNYQQLNIKNIQTVCDDGITFLKNTDTTFDCIYIDPSRRNEVKGKVFLLKDCLPNVPENIDFLFTKTAQILLKNSPILDISSVISELNFVKEVHIIALQNEVKEVLFLLEKNYKEEIQIKTINIRKEDFQRFDFKLKETVTSNYSAPLSYLYEPNAAILKSGAFHQVSKQLNVFKVHQHSHLYTSNEIIDFPGRVFKVENVIPYHKKKIKNFLSDDQANITIRNFPKTVNQIRKETKIKDGGNSYLFFTTLKNNKLVVICCKKTGWRAEQKNIILLRLRPQKRSPK